A single window of Leclercia adecarboxylata DNA harbors:
- the entA gene encoding 2,3-dihydro-2,3-dihydroxybenzoate dehydrogenase EntA, producing the protein MDFTGKTVWVTGAGKGIGYATARAFAEAGAKVTGFDVAFPQASYPFATEVLNVADAVQVNEVCGRLLATIDRLDVLVNAAGILRMGATDQLSQDHWQETFAVNVGGAFNLFQQTMGQFRRQQGGAIVTVASDAAHTPRIGMSAYGASKAALKSLALTVGLELAGSGVRCNLVSPGSTDTDMQRTLWVSDDAEQQRIRGFGEQFKLGIPLGKIARPEEIASTVLFLASDHASHITLQDIVVDGGSTLGA; encoded by the coding sequence CTGGATTTCACGGGGAAAACTGTCTGGGTGACCGGGGCCGGAAAAGGCATCGGTTACGCCACCGCGCGGGCGTTTGCTGAGGCGGGCGCAAAGGTGACAGGCTTTGACGTCGCCTTCCCGCAGGCGAGCTATCCCTTTGCCACCGAAGTGCTGAACGTGGCGGACGCGGTACAGGTGAACGAGGTTTGCGGGCGTCTGCTGGCGACGATCGATCGTCTGGATGTGCTGGTCAATGCCGCCGGGATCCTGCGGATGGGGGCGACCGATCAGCTCTCGCAGGACCACTGGCAGGAGACCTTTGCGGTCAACGTGGGTGGGGCCTTCAACCTGTTCCAGCAGACGATGGGCCAGTTCCGTCGTCAGCAGGGCGGGGCGATTGTCACCGTGGCGTCCGACGCGGCGCATACCCCGCGCATCGGCATGAGCGCCTACGGTGCTTCGAAAGCGGCGCTGAAAAGCCTCGCCCTGACCGTCGGCCTCGAGCTGGCGGGCAGCGGCGTGCGCTGTAATCTGGTGTCGCCGGGCTCTACCGATACCGATATGCAGCGCACCCTGTGGGTGAGCGATGACGCCGAGCAGCAGCGTATTCGCGGCTTTGGCGAGCAGTTCAAGCTCGGCATTCCGCTGGGAAAAATCGCCCGTCCTGAAGAGATTGCCAGCACCGTGCTGTTCCTCGCTTCTGACCACGCCAGCCACATCACCTTACAGGATATCGTGGTGGACGGTGGCTCGACGCTGGGGGCCTGA